Proteins encoded by one window of Enterobacter hormaechei subsp. xiangfangensis:
- a CDS encoding FliC/FljB family flagellin, with protein sequence MAQVINTNSLSLITQNNINKNQSAMSTAIERLSSGLRINSAKDDAAGQAIANRFTSNIKGLTQAARNANDGISVAQTTEGALSEINNNLQRIRELTVQSSTGTNSQSDLDSIQDEIKSRLDEIDRVSGQTQFNGVNVLAKDGSMKIQVGANDGQTITIDLKKIDSSTLNLTGFNVNGEGSVANKAATKADLTAAQLTTTAAGGSIAAPAADANGVTKYTVSAGLNESTVADVFAGLGDTAVVNANITSGFDAVTGSNYTYHKDTNDFTFNATIAAGDATTPSNSAKLQSILTPKAGDTANLNVKIGTTSVDVVLSSDGKITAKDGSKLFIGIDGNLTQNNAGADIKPATLDALTQNTTTPAAAVPVTITTEDKTEIKLAGATVAGQSGAIVVTGARISAEAMQSATKTTGFTTGTTTVAANTGKVTIGAKQAYTQTDGTLAAKNETEIFLQKDGSITNNSGKAVYVQEDGKFTTDAATKAATTADPLKALDDAIASIDKFRSSLGAVQNRLSSAVTNLNNTTTNLSEAQSRIQDADYATEVSNMSKAQIIQQAGNSVLSKANQVPQQVLSLLQG encoded by the coding sequence ATGGCACAAGTCATCAATACCAACAGCCTCTCGCTGATCACTCAGAACAACATCAACAAGAACCAGTCTGCGATGTCAACAGCCATTGAGCGTCTGTCATCCGGCCTGCGTATCAATAGTGCAAAAGATGACGCTGCTGGCCAGGCGATTGCCAACCGCTTCACCTCTAACATTAAAGGTCTGACTCAGGCTGCGCGTAACGCCAATGACGGTATTTCTGTTGCGCAGACCACTGAAGGCGCACTGTCTGAAATCAACAACAACTTACAGCGTATCCGTGAACTTACCGTTCAGTCTTCTACAGGTACTAACTCCCAGTCTGACCTGGACTCCATCCAGGACGAAATCAAATCCCGTCTGGACGAAATTGACCGCGTTTCCGGTCAGACTCAGTTCAACGGTGTGAACGTGCTGGCAAAAGACGGCTCCATGAAAATTCAGGTTGGCGCGAACGATGGCCAGACCATCACTATCGACCTGAAAAAAATTGACTCGTCTACTCTGAACCTGACTGGCTTTAACGTTAATGGTGAAGGTTCAGTAGCTAATAAGGCAGCAACTAAAGCTGATTTGACAGCTGCTCAGCTCACTACAACAGCTGCTGGCGGTTCTATCGCTGCTCCTGCTGCAGATGCTAATGGCGTAACTAAGTATACAGTAAGCGCGGGATTGAACGAATCTACCGTAGCTGACGTGTTTGCTGGCTTAGGTGATACTGCCGTAGTTAATGCTAATATTACCAGTGGTTTCGACGCTGTTACTGGTAGTAACTATACGTATCATAAAGATACTAATGATTTTACATTCAATGCTACTATTGCAGCTGGTGACGCAACAACTCCAAGTAATAGCGCCAAGTTACAATCTATCCTGACTCCTAAAGCAGGTGATACCGCTAATCTGAACGTTAAGATTGGTACAACATCTGTAGATGTTGTTCTGTCAAGCGATGGTAAAATCACTGCGAAAGATGGTTCCAAGCTTTTCATTGGTATTGATGGCAACCTGACTCAGAACAATGCTGGTGCTGATATTAAGCCTGCAACTCTTGATGCTCTTACTCAAAACACAACTACTCCTGCGGCGGCAGTTCCAGTCACCATTACGACCGAAGATAAGACTGAAATCAAATTAGCGGGTGCAACTGTTGCTGGTCAGAGTGGTGCAATTGTAGTTACTGGTGCCCGAATCAGCGCTGAAGCTATGCAGTCTGCTACCAAAACGACTGGTTTCACAACTGGCACAACGACAGTAGCAGCTAATACTGGCAAAGTTACAATTGGTGCTAAGCAAGCTTACACTCAGACTGACGGTACGTTAGCTGCCAAGAATGAAACTGAGATTTTCCTGCAGAAAGACGGCTCCATTACTAACAATTCCGGTAAGGCTGTATATGTACAGGAAGATGGGAAATTCACCACAGATGCAGCAACTAAAGCAGCAACCACTGCTGACCCACTGAAAGCGCTGGACGATGCTATTGCCTCTATCGATAAGTTCCGTTCTTCTCTGGGTGCAGTACAGAACCGTCTGAGCTCTGCTGTGACCAACCTTAACAACACTACCACTAACCTGTCTGAAGCGCAGTCCCGTATTCAGGATGCCGACTATGCGACTGAAGTGTCGAATATGTCCAAAGCGCAGATCATTCAGCAGGCTGGTAACTCCGTGCTGTCCAAAGCTAACCAGGTTCCTCAGCAGGTTCTGTCTCTGCTGCAAGGCTAA
- a CDS encoding recombinase family protein yields the protein MQIGYVRVSTNDQNTDLQRQALERAGCEQVFEEKMSGTVANRPALKKLLRTLSEGDTLVVWKLDRLGRSMRNLVLLVDELRQRGIHFKSLTDSIDTSSPMGRFIFHIMSALAEMERELIVERTRAGLAAAREKGRIGGRRPKLTPEQWAQAGRLIANGMDRKQVAIIYDVAVCTLYKKFPAR from the coding sequence ATGCAAATTGGCTACGTTAGGGTGTCAACAAATGACCAAAACACAGATCTTCAGCGACAAGCTCTCGAACGCGCAGGATGTGAACAGGTTTTTGAGGAAAAAATGAGCGGGACGGTAGCGAACCGGCCAGCGCTTAAAAAGCTTCTTCGTACGCTGAGTGAGGGCGATACGCTGGTAGTGTGGAAGCTGGATCGCCTCGGGCGAAGCATGCGAAATCTGGTACTGCTGGTCGACGAACTCCGGCAGCGCGGCATCCACTTCAAAAGCCTTACGGACAGCATCGACACTTCCAGCCCAATGGGGCGTTTCATATTCCACATCATGTCAGCCTTGGCCGAGATGGAGAGGGAGTTAATCGTGGAACGCACCCGGGCAGGACTGGCGGCAGCCCGGGAGAAAGGGCGCATAGGCGGCAGAAGGCCGAAGTTAACCCCTGAGCAATGGGCGCAGGCTGGCAGGCTGATCGCAAACGGAATGGACAGAAAGCAGGTGGCGATTATTTACGACGTTGCGGTGTGCACCTTGTATAAAAAATTTCCGGCGCGGTAG
- a CDS encoding terminase small subunit produces MAKPDWGELQQRFLSEHAATGVSPKEWCEAQGLNYATARRYIKKTSAQKPAQKKMRTAQKDKSANELVDDDGLTAQQCLFVAEYLKDNNATAAAARAGYSDPNYGRQLITNPNVAQAIAHQQKASIARTLGGADEVLAQIWQLATFDANQLSQYRRGACRYCWGFGHQYQWRDMVEFEEKRLEALERKSREPVDVGGYGYDHTREANPGCPRCNGDGIGQPYFPDTRKLPATSRLAYSGVKVGKNGVEITAISRERMFEAVMKRLGLADSEFAQRLQQIEIDRRLLEVEKLRKELAGDGDDDEPTPVQININVVDARAEDGDQPDT; encoded by the coding sequence ATGGCAAAACCGGACTGGGGAGAGCTTCAGCAACGGTTCCTGTCCGAACATGCCGCAACCGGCGTATCACCAAAGGAATGGTGTGAAGCGCAGGGACTGAACTACGCTACCGCCCGACGATATATCAAAAAAACTTCTGCGCAAAAACCTGCGCAGAAAAAAATGCGCACTGCGCAGAAAGATAAAAGCGCAAATGAACTGGTGGATGATGATGGACTTACTGCTCAGCAGTGCTTATTTGTCGCGGAGTATCTGAAGGACAACAACGCCACCGCTGCCGCTGCACGTGCTGGTTATAGTGACCCAAACTACGGCCGTCAGCTCATAACGAATCCTAACGTTGCGCAGGCCATTGCGCATCAGCAGAAAGCCTCCATTGCGCGCACGCTTGGCGGTGCCGATGAAGTCCTCGCGCAGATTTGGCAGCTCGCCACCTTCGATGCAAACCAGCTTTCACAGTATCGTCGCGGCGCGTGTCGTTACTGCTGGGGATTCGGTCACCAGTACCAGTGGCGCGATATGGTGGAGTTCGAAGAGAAACGCCTCGAAGCGCTTGAACGGAAAAGTCGCGAGCCCGTCGATGTAGGCGGCTATGGCTACGATCACACCAGAGAAGCTAACCCTGGCTGTCCGCGCTGTAACGGCGATGGTATTGGTCAACCGTATTTCCCTGATACACGAAAGCTCCCGGCAACTTCTCGGCTCGCTTACTCCGGCGTAAAAGTCGGTAAGAACGGCGTCGAGATAACCGCTATCAGCCGTGAGCGAATGTTCGAAGCCGTAATGAAACGGCTTGGCCTGGCGGATAGCGAGTTCGCTCAGCGTCTCCAGCAGATCGAAATCGACCGCCGGTTGCTGGAAGTGGAAAAACTCCGCAAAGAGCTGGCCGGTGATGGTGATGATGACGAACCGACCCCAGTGCAGATTAATATCAACGTAGTGGACGCGAGGGCGGAAGATGGGGATCAGCCCGACACTTAA